One Malania oleifera isolate guangnan ecotype guangnan chromosome 9, ASM2987363v1, whole genome shotgun sequence DNA segment encodes these proteins:
- the LOC131164633 gene encoding uncharacterized protein LOC131164633, protein MSSTCTASALLHTLPLRRVHKATCSSCAATPRSPVLTLGRRPCLFVLTAATLLRARESPVKAEDIPLFGLRKKLKKVEQEAEEILKEGFDTAEKGIETAERGIETAERGIETAERGIETVEREVETAISFGGLAQAGAVAGTEAVGILAATSLVNEILGPEGQKS, encoded by the coding sequence ATGTCTTCCACTTGCACAGCCTCTGCCCTCCTCCACACTCTCCCGCTCCGGCGGGTGCACAAGGCGACCTGCTCCTCCTGCGCGGCGACGCCTCGCTCCCCCGTCCTCACCCTCGGGAGGCGGCCATGTTTATTCGTGCTAACGGCGGCGACTTTGCTGAGAGCTAGAGAGTCGCCGGTGAAGGCGGAAGACATCCCACTCTTCGGACTCAGAAAGAAGCTGAAAAAGGTCGAACAGGAGGCGGAGGAGATTCTGAAGGAAGGGTTCGACACGGCGGAAAAGGGGATCGAAACGGCTGAGAGGGGGATCGAAACGGCGGAAAGGGGGATCGAAACGGCTGAAAGAGGGATCGAAACGGTGGAGAGAGAGGTCGAGACGGCGATCAGTTTCGGAGGGTTAGCGCAGGCAGGAGCGGTGGCGGGAACGGAGGCTGTGGGTATATTGGCTGCTACGTCTCTTGTGAATGAGATTCTAGGGCCCGAAGGCCAGAAATCATGA